The genomic interval GGCTGGTAGCCGGGCGCGGCGGGCGCGAAGGCCTCGGGAGCCCGGCGGACGGGGCCGGGATCGGCGCCATACGGCGGAGGCATGTCGTCACGGATCGCGGGCATCACGCGGGTGTCGGCCCGGACGGGCGGGATGACCTCGGTCGCGGGCCCGTCGGCCCCCACCACGGGGAACGCCTCGGTACGGTCTGCCCGGCCCGCCCGCTCCGTGCGCTCGTCCCGCGCGTCGCCCCCGCGCGCATCGCCGCCGACGGCCGGCAGCACCTGGGTGCGATCGGGATCCGCGGCGGGAAGGGCCTGGGTCGCCTCGGCATCGGAGGCGGACGGGGCGACGTGCGGGAGCGCCCGGGTGGCGTCGGCGTCGACGACCGGGAGGGCCTGGGTCGCCGCGGCATCGGAGGCGGGCAGGGCCTGGGTGGCGTCCGCATCGGAGACCGGGAGGGCCTGCGTGGCGTCCGCCTCGCGACGCGGGAGCGCCTCGGTGGCCTCGCCGCCGCGCAGCGCCTGGGTCGCGTCCGCGTCCCCTGCGGCGCCCGCCGCGAAGGCCGCGGTGGGGGCGCCGGCGACGGGGAGCGCCTGGGTGCGGTCCGGGTCGCCCGCCGCGAGCGCCTCGGTCGGACCGGGATCGTCGAAGCGCTCGAGGTCGATGCCCTCGAGCCGCGCGAGCAGGTCGGCGGGGTCCTCGCGCCGCTGGGGATCGGCGCGCAGGGCGTCGCGCAGCCACCCGGCGAGCTCGGTCGGGAGGCCGTCGACGTCGAGCTCGCCGCGGTCGGCCCGGAAGAAGACGATCTCCGCGCGCCCGGATCCGAAGGGCTCGCGGCCGGTCGCGGCGAAGGCGAGCACGGCGGCCCACGACCACCAGTCCGAGGCGGTCGAGGTGATGTTGGTGCGCGCCACCTCGGGGTCGAGGTAGGCGGCGGTCCCCATCACGAGCCCCGTGGAGGTCAGGCGGGACTGCTCGGCGGCCTGGGCGATGCCGAAGTCGATGATGACGGGGTCGAGCCCGGGCCCGTCGGGGTCGTACTGCGTGAGGTCCTCCACTTGGGCGCGGCGCAGCAGGATGTTGGAGGGCTTGAGGTCGCGGTGCACGATGCCGGCGGCATGGATGTCGCGCAGGGTCTCCCCCAGCACGATCCCGATCTCGCGGACCGCCTCGGGATGCAGGGCGCCGTGCTCGCGCACCGCGTCCTCGAGGGTCGGGCCGGGCACGAAGTCCGTGACCACGAAGGCCTCGGGCGACTCGAGCTCGGCGTCCAGGACGCGCACGATGTTCTCGTGGCGCACGCGCTGCTGGGCCGCGACCTCGCGCTCGAGGCGCTCGCGGGCACGGGGGTCGTCCGCGATCTCGGGGCGCAGGAGCTTGATGGCGACGTCACGGCCGTCGGCGTCGCGCGCACGGTAGACGATGCCCATGCCGCCCGCGCCGATCCGGGAGATCACCTCGTACCCGGACTCCTCGGCGAGCATGCGCAGGCGGGGATCGCGCTGGACGGCGCGCGCGGGCGAAGACGAGGAGGACGGTTCCGTCATGCTCGTCATGCTAGACGGGGCATCGTCACGGGGAGTCCGTCCACGGTCGGACCCCGCTTGCCCCCTATACCCCCTAGGGGTATTGTCGTCGTCGATGGCGACCGGAGCCCCGGCCACCCACGGACGATCCAGGAGGACCTCATGACCACGAGCACCTACGGCATCACCGGCCTCACCTGCGGGCACTGCGCGAGCGCCGTCACCGAGGAGGTCTCGGAGATCGACGGGGTCACCGAGGCGAACGTCGAGCTGGTCGCGGGCGGCACCTCGTCGCTCACCGTCACCTCCGCCGCACCTCTCGCGCGCGAGGATCTGGTCGCGGCGATCGCCGAGGCCGGAGAGGCCTACGAGCTCGCCGATGACTGACACCCTGCACCGCCCCGCCGGGGCCCCGGGCGAGCAGCCCGCGACCGGAACCCGCCGCGTCGATCTCGACGTGTCGGGCATGACGTGCGCGAGCTGCGTCGCGCGCGTCGAGAAGAAGCTGCGCCGCGAGGGCGCGACCGAGGCGGCGGTGAACCTCGCGCTCGAGCGGGCCACCGTCGTGGTCGACGCCGACGGACCGACCGACGAGCAGCTCGTCGCGGCCGTCGAGAAGGGCGGCTACGGCGCCCGGGTGCGCGACGACGCGGCGCAGCTCGCCCCGGGCGTCGATCCGGGCGCCGACAGCGCCGCGCGCGCCGACGCCGAGCAGCACGACGCCCTGCGCCGCACCCTCGTCTCGGCCGCCTTCAGCGTGCCGATCGTCGTGCTGTCGATGATCCCGCCGCTGCAGTTCCCCGGCTGGCAGTGGGTCGTGCTCGTCCTGGCCACGCCGGTCGTCGTGTACTGCGCGTGGCCCTTCCACCGGGCCGCCGCGATCAACCTCCGCCACGGCGGCACCACCATGGACACCCTCGTCTCGCTCGGGGTGTCGGCCGCCTATCTGTGGTCCCTCTGGGCGCTGCTGTTCGGGGGCGCCGGCATGATCGGCATGCGGATGGACTTCTCGCTCACGCCCGCGCTCGCGGGCGGGCACCACGAGGTCTACTTCGAGTCCGCCGCGGTGGTCACGACCCTGATCCTGCTGGGGCGGTGGGCGCAGGCCCGCGCCGTGCACCGTTCGGCCGAGGCGCTGCGCGCGCTCATCGACCTCGGAGCCAAGGACGCCACGATCCTCGATCTGGACCCCGACGGCCGCACGGTCGAGCGCACCGTGCCGATCGGGCAGGTGCGCGTCGGCGATGTCTTCGTCGTCCGGCCGGGCGAGAAGATCGCGACCGACGGCGTCGTCGTCGCCGGCTCGAGCGCCGTGGACCGCTCGATGCTCACGGGCGAGAGCATGCCCGAGGAGGTCACGGTCGGGGACGACGTCGCCGGAGCGACGGTCAACGCCGACGGGCGCCTCGAGGTGCGGGCGACGCACGTCGGCGCCGACACCCAGTTGGCGCACATCGCGCGGCTCGTCGAGCACGCCCAGACCTCCAAGGCGCCCGTGCAGCGCCTCGTCGACCGCATCAGCTCGGTATTCGTGCCGATCGTGATCGTGCTCGCGATCCTCACCCTCGTCGGCTGGCTCGTCACCGGGCACGGGGCCGAGCAGGCGTTCACGGCCGCCGTCGCGGTGCTGATCATCGCGTGCCCGTGCGCCCTGGGCCTGGCCACCCCCACCGCGATCATGGTGGGGACGGGCCGCGGGGCGGAGCTGGGCGTGCTGATCCGCTCGGCCGAGGCCCTCGAGGCCACCCGGGAGGTGCGCACGATCGTGCTCGACAAGACGGGCACCCTGACCACCGGGACCATGGCGGTCGAGTCCGTGACCGTGCTCGACGACGCCCGGCGCGCCGAGGTCCTGGCCCTCGCCGCCGCCGTCGAGCGCGGCAGCGAGCACCCGATCGCGCGGGCCGTCCTCGACGCCGCCGAGGCGGACGACGCCGCGGCCGGGCGTCTGCGCGCGCTCACGG from Brachybacterium huguangmaarense carries:
- a CDS encoding heavy-metal-associated domain-containing protein, with translation MTTSTYGITGLTCGHCASAVTEEVSEIDGVTEANVELVAGGTSSLTVTSAAPLAREDLVAAIAEAGEAYELADD
- a CDS encoding heavy metal translocating P-type ATPase yields the protein MTDTLHRPAGAPGEQPATGTRRVDLDVSGMTCASCVARVEKKLRREGATEAAVNLALERATVVVDADGPTDEQLVAAVEKGGYGARVRDDAAQLAPGVDPGADSAARADAEQHDALRRTLVSAAFSVPIVVLSMIPPLQFPGWQWVVLVLATPVVVYCAWPFHRAAAINLRHGGTTMDTLVSLGVSAAYLWSLWALLFGGAGMIGMRMDFSLTPALAGGHHEVYFESAAVVTTLILLGRWAQARAVHRSAEALRALIDLGAKDATILDLDPDGRTVERTVPIGQVRVGDVFVVRPGEKIATDGVVVAGSSAVDRSMLTGESMPEEVTVGDDVAGATVNADGRLEVRATHVGADTQLAHIARLVEHAQTSKAPVQRLVDRISSVFVPIVIVLAILTLVGWLVTGHGAEQAFTAAVAVLIIACPCALGLATPTAIMVGTGRGAELGVLIRSAEALEATREVRTIVLDKTGTLTTGTMAVESVTVLDDARRAEVLALAAAVERGSEHPIARAVLDAAEADDAAAGRLRALTATETTAQAGAGVRAQVDDGAAVRAVEVRRADETDALPRRLADAVAAAGRTGSTVCTVLVDGVVSGVIALGDTVRPETPAALDALRALGIRPVLATGDSPAAARAVAAELGIEEVHARVTPEDKLHLVETLQREGTGQVAMAGDGINDTAALARADLGIAMGSGTDAAMASGDIVASDGSIASVPTAIRLARATLRTIRWNLFWAFVYNVIAIPLAMLGLLGPLVAGAAMAFSSVFVVSNSLRLRRFR
- a CDS encoding serine/threonine-protein kinase, coding for MTEPSSSSSPARAVQRDPRLRMLAEESGYEVISRIGAGGMGIVYRARDADGRDVAIKLLRPEIADDPRARERLEREVAAQQRVRHENIVRVLDAELESPEAFVVTDFVPGPTLEDAVREHGALHPEAVREIGIVLGETLRDIHAAGIVHRDLKPSNILLRRAQVEDLTQYDPDGPGLDPVIIDFGIAQAAEQSRLTSTGLVMGTAAYLDPEVARTNITSTASDWWSWAAVLAFAATGREPFGSGRAEIVFFRADRGELDVDGLPTELAGWLRDALRADPQRREDPADLLARLEGIDLERFDDPGPTEALAAGDPDRTQALPVAGAPTAAFAAGAAGDADATQALRGGEATEALPRREADATQALPVSDADATQALPASDAAATQALPVVDADATRALPHVAPSASDAEATQALPAADPDRTQVLPAVGGDARGGDARDERTERAGRADRTEAFPVVGADGPATEVIPPVRADTRVMPAIRDDMPPPYGADPGPVRRAPEAFAPAAPGYQPSPQGYPPQDVRSPAPAVAPNPTLTPQPAPYGYGPGGQPLAPGGYALPVPPPRRPLLVWLGHAVLVALAAVAPYVSLVLLLVLGALSRTWERSHRTVAAGRARGKGTGAAWGAGFASLPRFALGLVEIALTALFPLILGALLAVSVDAVCHYVLATDLPASALYAGAVAVTLLLTWFGIGGRTTRDGAHRMLDAAAPDRVWALVVGGLLVLLLGAVIATALARGGEVDYIPFFSWPRLDELLPWRA